A genomic region of Tigriopus californicus strain San Diego chromosome 1, Tcal_SD_v2.1, whole genome shotgun sequence contains the following coding sequences:
- the LOC131892799 gene encoding homeobox protein SIX1-like isoform X1: protein MTSEEVIVTLVQGIFDQGRYQETRNVIKEKHEMLQSDEVKLKLLKLWEESLYQEFSLAKQSLAGGNGGTKGDPCGLSSSMRYKLRKKHPCPIELEQELRVKNARLPKVVHDGLNAWLKSHKENPYPNKRDKDLLSTKLGITPQQVNRWFIQRRKMIRLRGVDYVGRFDSPLDDYPHDAHDAYMEDEDLNSNDSYDGEMANYHHNHEALSPPSLNDPNSSSLLKSILTVNQTSNSSHPLPLGLSSGGTVQVMDNIKQNISRLLISEEDILTPPPSISGDSTARATPSDFPLEMTVTTSNAITVEQREALDLSVEARNARLQSYKMNHSDMPTSAESSARSSACSSPHKDYSTIVNLSLGLEEQIAVNALLTLSHGGL from the exons ATGACCTCAGAGGAAGTCATAGTGACCCTGGTTCAGGGGATCTTTGATCAGGGGCGTTACCAAGAAACCCGCAACGTGATTAAG GAGAAGCATGAAATGTTGCAATCTGACGaggtcaaattgaaattgctcaaactGTGGGAGGAGAGTCTGTACCAAGAATTCTCCTTGGCCAAACAGTCGTTGGCCGGTGGGAATGGCGGGACCAAAGGCGATCCATGCGGACTTTCGAGTAGTATGCGATACAAGCTGCGCAAGAAGCATCCCTGTCCCATTGAGCTGGAGCAAGAATTGAGGGTCAAAAACGCCCGGTTGCCTAAGGTGGTCCACGACGGGTTGAACGCGTGGCTCAAATCTCACAAAGAAAACCCTTATCCCAATAAGCGCGACAAGGATCTACTCTCCACCAAATTGGGCATTACTCCTCAACAG GTGAATCGATGGTTTATTCAGAGACGGAAAATGATACGCCTGCGCGGCGTGGATTATGTGGGTCGCTTTGACAGCCCCTTGGACGACTACCCTCATGATGCTCATGATGCGTACATGGAAGATGAAGATCTGAATAGTAATGATTCCTACGACGGAGAAATGGCCAACTACCATCACAACCACGAGGCGCTGTCTCCGCCCTCTCTGAACGACCCCAACAGCTCGTCTTTGTTAAAAAGTATTCTGACCGTGAACCAAACCTCCAATTCCTCCCATCCTTTGCCATTGGGATTGAGTTCTGGGGGTACGGTCCAGGTTATGGACAACATCAAACAGAACATTTCTCGACTCCTGATCTCGGAAGAGGACATTCTCACCCCACCCCCGAGTATATCTGGGGACTCAACGGCCCGTGCCACGCCCTCGGATTTTCCCCTTGAAATGACCGTCACCACCTCGAATGCCATCACTGTGGAGCAACGCGAAGCCTTAGATCTGTCTGTGGAGGCCCGCAATGCTCGACTTCAAAGCTACAAGATGAATCATTCTGATATGCCCACGTCCGCGGAGTCTTCGGCGAGATCGTCGGCCTGCTCATCGCCGCATAAGGACTACTCCACCATTGTCAACCTCTCCCTTGGATTGGAAGAACAAATTGCGGTGAATGCGCTTCTTACCTTGTCCCACGGAGGACTCTAA
- the LOC131892799 gene encoding iroquois-class homeodomain protein IRX-1-like isoform X2 has translation MLQSDEVKLKLLKLWEESLYQEFSLAKQSLAGGNGGTKGDPCGLSSSMRYKLRKKHPCPIELEQELRVKNARLPKVVHDGLNAWLKSHKENPYPNKRDKDLLSTKLGITPQQVNRWFIQRRKMIRLRGVDYVGRFDSPLDDYPHDAHDAYMEDEDLNSNDSYDGEMANYHHNHEALSPPSLNDPNSSSLLKSILTVNQTSNSSHPLPLGLSSGGTVQVMDNIKQNISRLLISEEDILTPPPSISGDSTARATPSDFPLEMTVTTSNAITVEQREALDLSVEARNARLQSYKMNHSDMPTSAESSARSSACSSPHKDYSTIVNLSLGLEEQIAVNALLTLSHGGL, from the exons ATGTTGCAATCTGACGaggtcaaattgaaattgctcaaactGTGGGAGGAGAGTCTGTACCAAGAATTCTCCTTGGCCAAACAGTCGTTGGCCGGTGGGAATGGCGGGACCAAAGGCGATCCATGCGGACTTTCGAGTAGTATGCGATACAAGCTGCGCAAGAAGCATCCCTGTCCCATTGAGCTGGAGCAAGAATTGAGGGTCAAAAACGCCCGGTTGCCTAAGGTGGTCCACGACGGGTTGAACGCGTGGCTCAAATCTCACAAAGAAAACCCTTATCCCAATAAGCGCGACAAGGATCTACTCTCCACCAAATTGGGCATTACTCCTCAACAG GTGAATCGATGGTTTATTCAGAGACGGAAAATGATACGCCTGCGCGGCGTGGATTATGTGGGTCGCTTTGACAGCCCCTTGGACGACTACCCTCATGATGCTCATGATGCGTACATGGAAGATGAAGATCTGAATAGTAATGATTCCTACGACGGAGAAATGGCCAACTACCATCACAACCACGAGGCGCTGTCTCCGCCCTCTCTGAACGACCCCAACAGCTCGTCTTTGTTAAAAAGTATTCTGACCGTGAACCAAACCTCCAATTCCTCCCATCCTTTGCCATTGGGATTGAGTTCTGGGGGTACGGTCCAGGTTATGGACAACATCAAACAGAACATTTCTCGACTCCTGATCTCGGAAGAGGACATTCTCACCCCACCCCCGAGTATATCTGGGGACTCAACGGCCCGTGCCACGCCCTCGGATTTTCCCCTTGAAATGACCGTCACCACCTCGAATGCCATCACTGTGGAGCAACGCGAAGCCTTAGATCTGTCTGTGGAGGCCCGCAATGCTCGACTTCAAAGCTACAAGATGAATCATTCTGATATGCCCACGTCCGCGGAGTCTTCGGCGAGATCGTCGGCCTGCTCATCGCCGCATAAGGACTACTCCACCATTGTCAACCTCTCCCTTGGATTGGAAGAACAAATTGCGGTGAATGCGCTTCTTACCTTGTCCCACGGAGGACTCTAA